One stretch of Methylopila sp. 73B DNA includes these proteins:
- a CDS encoding tripartite tricarboxylate transporter substrate binding protein BugD — protein sequence MFKSLAAAVAAFGVLTGSAVAETYPSRVITMIVPFSAGGPTDTVSRLVAEAMSKDLGQQIVIENVGGAGGTLGAGRVAKADPDGYTLLLHHIGMSTSASLYRKLPYDTLNAFDYVGLVTDVPMTIVARANFEPADMKALVEYAKANKDKVTYANAGIGAASHLCGMLFMSKIETPLTTVPYKGTGPAMTDLVGGQVDLMCDQTTNTTNQIKGGKIKAYATTTKERLAALPDVPTAAEGGLTDFEVGIWHGVYAPKGTSPEIVAKLSASLQKALKDPNVVKRFADLGTVPSSEADATPEALKAKLTSEIARWAPVIKAAGVYAD from the coding sequence ATGTTCAAGTCGCTTGCCGCCGCGGTCGCGGCCTTCGGGGTCCTGACGGGCTCCGCCGTCGCCGAAACCTATCCGTCCCGCGTCATCACCATGATCGTGCCGTTCTCCGCCGGCGGCCCGACCGATACGGTCAGCCGCCTCGTGGCGGAGGCCATGAGCAAGGATCTCGGCCAGCAGATCGTGATCGAGAACGTCGGCGGCGCCGGCGGCACGCTCGGCGCGGGCCGCGTCGCCAAGGCCGATCCCGACGGCTACACGCTGCTGCTCCACCACATCGGCATGTCGACCAGCGCGTCGCTCTACCGCAAGCTGCCCTACGACACGCTGAACGCGTTCGATTACGTCGGCCTCGTCACGGACGTGCCGATGACCATCGTCGCCCGCGCCAATTTCGAGCCGGCCGACATGAAGGCGCTCGTGGAGTACGCGAAGGCCAACAAGGACAAGGTGACCTACGCCAACGCCGGCATCGGCGCGGCGTCGCACCTTTGCGGCATGCTGTTCATGTCGAAGATCGAGACCCCGCTGACGACCGTGCCGTACAAGGGCACCGGTCCCGCCATGACGGATCTGGTGGGCGGCCAGGTCGACCTGATGTGCGACCAGACCACGAACACGACGAACCAGATCAAGGGCGGCAAGATCAAGGCCTACGCCACCACGACCAAGGAGCGCCTCGCGGCGCTGCCGGACGTGCCGACCGCCGCCGAAGGCGGACTGACCGACTTCGAAGTCGGCATCTGGCATGGCGTCTATGCGCCGAAGGGGACCTCGCCCGAGATTGTCGCCAAGCTGTCGGCCTCGCTCCAGAAGGCGTTGAAGGATCCCAACGTCGTCAAGCGCTTCGCCGATCTGGGCACCGTTCCCTCGTCCGAGGCCGACGCGACGCCG
- a CDS encoding nucleotidyltransferase domain-containing protein, producing MIEARRSIAIERAKDACEALSSLGVSALVFGSLVNHRFGPTSDVDLLIVKCPRELKYGIEGLVEDRLGGLPFDVIYLDEIPAEKLDRFVREAVDARELD from the coding sequence ATGATCGAAGCAAGACGCTCAATCGCTATCGAGCGCGCCAAAGACGCGTGTGAGGCCCTTTCCAGCCTTGGCGTCAGCGCGCTTGTCTTCGGATCTCTTGTAAATCACCGCTTCGGGCCGACCTCGGACGTTGATCTGCTGATCGTCAAATGTCCGCGTGAGCTGAAGTATGGGATCGAAGGGTTAGTAGAGGACCGCCTCGGCGGATTGCCGTTCGACGTTATTTATCTCGATGAGATTCCTGCGGAGAAGTTGGATCGCTTCGTACGGGAGGCCGTGGATGCGAGGGAGCTCGATTGA
- a CDS encoding 2-isopropylmalate synthase — protein MTASTDRIVIFDTTLRDGEQCPGATMTFEEKLDVAHLLDRMGVDVIEAGFPIASNGDFEAVAEIARRSETAIIAGLARAIPADIARCGEAVRNARRPRIHTFVSTSPIHLAHQMRKTEEQVLEIISGTVAQARNLVDDVEWSAMDATRTPIEYLCRAVEAAIKAGATTINLPDTVGYATPDEYRAMFVQVRERVPGADKAIFSTHCHDDLGLAVANSLAGVAGGARQIECTVNGIGERAGNAALEEIVMALKVRRDAMPYETGVEATLLTRASRLVSAATSFPVQYNKAIVGKNAFAHESGIHQDGMLKHAETYEIMTPASVGVSKTSLVMGKHSGRAAFKDKLKTLGYELGENALQDAFTRFKELADRKKHVYDEDIEALVDNQIASGNDRIKVLSLTVIAGTMGPQSATLTLDIDGVHTTVQAVGNGPVDAIFNAIQRVVPHEAQLALYQVHAVTEGTDAQAEVSVRLEEGDKTVTGRGADPDTLVASARAYVAALNKLATKRVSLNAQAAIRA, from the coding sequence ATGACCGCATCCACCGACCGGATCGTCATTTTCGACACCACGCTGCGCGACGGCGAGCAGTGCCCCGGCGCCACCATGACGTTTGAGGAGAAGCTCGACGTCGCCCATCTGCTCGACCGGATGGGCGTCGACGTCATCGAGGCCGGCTTCCCCATCGCCTCGAACGGCGACTTCGAGGCCGTGGCCGAAATCGCCCGGCGCTCCGAGACCGCGATCATCGCCGGCCTCGCCAGGGCGATCCCCGCCGATATCGCCCGCTGCGGCGAGGCGGTGCGCAACGCCCGCCGCCCGCGGATCCACACCTTCGTCTCGACCTCGCCGATCCATCTCGCGCACCAGATGCGCAAGACGGAAGAGCAGGTGCTGGAGATCATCTCGGGCACCGTGGCGCAGGCGCGCAATCTGGTCGACGACGTCGAGTGGTCGGCGATGGACGCCACCCGCACCCCGATCGAGTACCTCTGCCGGGCGGTCGAGGCCGCGATCAAGGCGGGCGCCACCACCATCAACCTGCCGGACACGGTGGGCTACGCCACGCCCGACGAGTACCGCGCGATGTTCGTCCAGGTGCGCGAGCGCGTGCCGGGCGCGGACAAGGCGATCTTCTCCACCCACTGCCACGATGACCTCGGCCTCGCGGTCGCGAACTCGCTCGCGGGCGTCGCCGGCGGCGCACGGCAGATCGAGTGCACCGTCAACGGCATCGGCGAGCGCGCGGGCAACGCCGCGCTCGAGGAGATCGTGATGGCGCTGAAGGTGCGTCGCGACGCCATGCCCTACGAGACCGGCGTGGAGGCCACGCTCCTCACGCGCGCCTCGCGCCTCGTCTCCGCCGCTACCTCGTTCCCGGTGCAGTACAACAAGGCGATCGTCGGCAAGAACGCCTTCGCGCATGAGAGCGGCATCCACCAGGACGGCATGCTAAAGCACGCCGAGACCTACGAGATCATGACGCCCGCGTCCGTCGGCGTGTCCAAGACCTCGCTGGTGATGGGCAAGCATTCGGGCCGCGCCGCCTTCAAGGACAAGCTGAAGACGCTCGGCTACGAACTCGGCGAGAACGCCCTGCAGGACGCGTTCACCCGTTTCAAGGAGCTCGCGGACCGCAAGAAGCACGTCTACGACGAGGACATCGAGGCCCTGGTCGACAACCAGATCGCCAGCGGCAACGACCGGATCAAGGTGCTGTCGCTGACCGTGATCGCCGGCACCATGGGGCCGCAGTCGGCCACGCTGACGCTCGACATCGACGGCGTGCACACCACGGTCCAGGCGGTCGGCAACGGCCCGGTGGACGCGATCTTCAACGCGATCCAGCGCGTGGTTCCGCACGAGGCGCAGCTCGCGCTCTACCAGGTCCACGCGGTGACCGAGGGCACCGACGCCCAGGCGGAGGTCTCGGTGCGGCTGGAGGAGGGCGACAAGACGGTGACCGGCCGCGGGGCCGATCCGGACACGCTCGTCGCCTCCGCCCGCGCCTATGTGGCGGCGCTGAACAAGCTCGCGACCAAGCGGGTCAGCCTGAACGCCCAGGCCGCAATCCGCGCTTAA
- a CDS encoding PhzF family phenazine biosynthesis protein encodes MGRRYVILDVFADRSYAGNPLAVVLDTEGLDAAGMQTIAREFNLSETVFLLPAEGDGRKARLRIFMPHKELPFAGHPTVGAAVLLGLLTGVGSKEEGAFEVEETVGVISCRVRLANRTSGRASFTLPRLPEPAGEPPTVAQAAAALGISPDEIGFDGHAPSRFSAGNPFTFVPVKSADAVARVAANGVLWPEAFGDDRNSAVFVYTRETVDSANTYHARMLEPAITEDPATGSAAAAFAGVVMAFDAPGDGPHAVRIEQGYEMGRPSLIELGLEILGGALASATVGGGAVVVAEGTLLS; translated from the coding sequence ATGGGCCGTCGGTATGTAATTCTCGACGTCTTCGCCGATCGTTCCTATGCGGGGAACCCCCTCGCCGTGGTGCTCGACACGGAGGGGCTGGACGCCGCCGGGATGCAGACGATCGCCCGCGAGTTCAACCTCTCGGAGACGGTGTTCCTGCTGCCGGCGGAGGGCGACGGCCGCAAGGCGCGGCTCCGAATCTTCATGCCGCACAAGGAGTTGCCGTTCGCCGGCCATCCCACCGTCGGCGCGGCCGTGCTGCTGGGGTTGTTGACCGGCGTCGGCTCCAAGGAGGAGGGCGCCTTCGAGGTCGAGGAGACTGTCGGCGTGATTTCCTGCCGCGTCAGGCTGGCGAACAGGACCTCCGGCCGTGCGAGCTTCACGCTTCCACGGCTGCCGGAGCCTGCGGGGGAGCCGCCGACCGTCGCGCAAGCCGCTGCGGCGCTTGGGATTTCGCCGGACGAGATCGGGTTCGACGGGCATGCGCCGTCACGGTTCTCGGCCGGAAACCCCTTCACCTTCGTGCCGGTCAAAAGCGCCGACGCCGTCGCTCGCGTGGCCGCGAACGGCGTGCTCTGGCCGGAGGCGTTCGGCGACGACCGCAACTCCGCCGTCTTCGTGTACACGCGCGAAACGGTCGACAGCGCAAACACTTACCACGCGCGGATGCTGGAGCCCGCGATCACGGAGGACCCTGCGACAGGGTCCGCCGCAGCCGCTTTCGCGGGCGTCGTGATGGCGTTCGACGCGCCCGGCGACGGCCCCCACGCGGTGCGGATCGAGCAGGGCTACGAGATGGGGCGGCCCAGCCTGATCGAACTCGGCCTCGAAATCTTGGGCGGCGCGCTCGCCTCGGCCACGGTCGGCGGCGGAGCCGTCGTCGTCGCCGAAGGGACGCTGTTGAGTTAA
- the pdxY gene encoding pyridoxal kinase PdxY, with protein MNILSIQSHVAYGHVGNASAAFPMQRLGHEVWAINTVQFSNHTGYGAWRGPVFPADAIREVVAGVEERGVLPSCDGVLSGYMGDAAIGEAILDAVGRVRAANPKALYCCDPVIGDVGRGVFVRPGIPEFMRDRALPAADVVTPNQFELEYLTGVTVGSLGAAVAAVEALRARGPKAALVTSLRTPETPEDAIDLLAVDGEGAFRLRTPLLPLSVNGAGDAIAALFFVHLMTTGSAAQSLALAGSSVYGLLKATAEAGSREILTIAAQEEFVRPSRLFQPERV; from the coding sequence ATGAACATCCTGTCGATCCAGTCTCACGTCGCTTATGGCCACGTCGGCAACGCCTCCGCGGCGTTTCCGATGCAGCGCCTCGGCCATGAGGTCTGGGCGATCAACACCGTCCAGTTCTCGAACCACACCGGCTACGGCGCCTGGCGCGGCCCGGTGTTTCCGGCCGACGCCATCCGCGAGGTCGTGGCCGGCGTCGAGGAGCGCGGGGTCCTCCCGTCCTGCGACGGCGTGCTGTCCGGCTATATGGGCGACGCCGCGATCGGCGAGGCGATCCTCGACGCCGTCGGCCGCGTGCGGGCGGCGAACCCCAAGGCGCTCTACTGCTGCGATCCGGTGATCGGCGACGTAGGTCGCGGCGTGTTCGTGCGGCCGGGCATTCCGGAGTTCATGCGGGACCGCGCTCTCCCGGCCGCGGACGTCGTCACCCCGAACCAATTCGAACTCGAATACCTTACGGGGGTGACGGTCGGCTCGCTCGGCGCGGCCGTCGCCGCCGTCGAAGCCCTGAGGGCGCGGGGACCGAAGGCGGCGCTGGTCACCAGCCTGCGGACGCCCGAGACGCCCGAGGACGCGATCGATCTGCTCGCGGTCGACGGCGAGGGCGCCTTCCGCCTCCGCACCCCGCTGCTGCCGCTCTCGGTCAACGGAGCGGGCGACGCGATCGCAGCCCTTTTCTTCGTGCACCTGATGACGACCGGCTCGGCCGCGCAGTCGCTGGCGCTGGCGGGATCCTCGGTCTACGGACTGCTGAAAGCCACCGCCGAGGCGGGGTCCCGCGAGATCCTGACGATCGCGGCGCAAGAGGAGTTCGTCCGCCCGAGCCGCCTGTTCCAGCCGGAGCGGGTGTAG
- a CDS encoding DedA family protein, whose amino-acid sequence MTFDSVMTTTLDFVREHEAWAPAIVLVLAFLESIVGLSLAVPSTPLFVGVGALIGASNIAFWPIFAGVALGGFLGDWVSYALGYRLKDRVLEWKTIKNRPELIHRTQNFVQKWGAPGVFVGRFISPIRSFVPFVAGMFEMGQGRFQLANASSAVVWAYILLAPGGVFLRDYFA is encoded by the coding sequence ATGACCTTCGACAGCGTGATGACGACGACGCTCGACTTCGTGCGGGAGCACGAGGCCTGGGCGCCGGCGATCGTGTTAGTGCTCGCCTTCCTCGAATCGATCGTTGGGCTGTCGCTCGCGGTGCCTTCCACGCCGCTCTTTGTCGGCGTCGGCGCGCTGATCGGGGCGAGCAACATCGCGTTCTGGCCCATTTTCGCCGGCGTCGCGCTTGGCGGTTTTCTGGGGGATTGGGTGTCCTATGCGCTCGGCTATCGCCTGAAGGACCGGGTGTTGGAGTGGAAGACCATCAAGAACCGGCCGGAACTGATTCATCGCACGCAGAACTTCGTGCAGAAATGGGGCGCGCCCGGCGTGTTCGTGGGGCGGTTCATCAGCCCGATCCGGTCCTTCGTGCCCTTCGTCGCCGGCATGTTCGAGATGGGGCAGGGGCGCTTTCAACTGGCGAACGCCAGTTCCGCGGTCGTCTGGGCCTACATCCTGCTCGCGCCGGGCGGCGTCTTCCTGCGCGACTACTTCGCCTGA
- a CDS encoding AraC family transcriptional regulator — MADTTELAALIARFATEDGVTTTAAPRLSLFRASRPTEPVHALYEPAFCIIAQGRKQVMLNGAIYGYDPAHYLVVSVDLPIVAQVTEASDDEPYLGLRLDLDPAALSAMMIEHGLDRREIPAGPGLGLAQMTPDLIDAVMRLTRLLDQPEDIGALAPLVEKEILYRLMTGDQASRLRQIALADSKLSQVNRAIDWIRRNFREPFRIDSVCDAAGMSPSALHAHFKTVTAMSPLQYQKQLRLQEARRLILSQARDAASAGHAVGYDSPSQFSREYSRLFGAPPLRDAAKLREAPELSIG; from the coding sequence ATGGCCGACACCACCGAACTCGCGGCGCTGATTGCGCGCTTCGCCACAGAGGACGGCGTCACGACGACGGCGGCCCCGCGGCTTTCGCTGTTTCGCGCGTCGCGGCCGACCGAACCCGTGCACGCCCTTTATGAGCCTGCGTTCTGCATCATCGCCCAGGGCCGCAAGCAAGTGATGCTGAACGGCGCGATCTACGGCTACGACCCGGCGCACTATCTCGTCGTCTCGGTCGATCTGCCCATCGTCGCGCAGGTCACCGAAGCGTCCGATGACGAGCCTTACCTCGGCCTGCGCCTCGATCTCGATCCCGCCGCTCTGAGCGCAATGATGATCGAGCACGGGCTCGACCGCCGCGAGATTCCCGCCGGGCCCGGACTTGGACTTGCGCAGATGACGCCGGACCTGATCGATGCGGTTATGCGCCTCACGCGGCTGCTCGACCAGCCCGAGGACATCGGCGCCCTCGCGCCGCTTGTCGAGAAGGAGATTCTTTACCGCCTCATGACGGGCGATCAGGCGTCGCGGCTGCGCCAGATCGCGCTGGCCGACAGCAAGCTGAGCCAGGTGAACCGTGCGATCGACTGGATCCGGCGCAATTTCCGCGAACCGTTCCGGATCGACTCGGTGTGCGACGCCGCCGGGATGAGCCCCTCCGCGTTGCACGCGCATTTCAAGACCGTGACCGCGATGAGCCCGCTTCAGTACCAGAAGCAACTGCGGCTCCAGGAAGCGCGGAGGTTGATCTTGAGCCAAGCGCGGGACGCCGCCTCGGCCGGGCACGCCGTGGGCTACGACAGCCCTTCGCAGTTCTCCCGGGAGTACAGCCGCCTGTTCGGCGCGCCGCCGCTGCGCGACGCTGCGAAGCTGCGCGAGGCGCCCGAGCTTTCGATCGGCTGA
- a CDS encoding EAL domain-containing protein, with amino-acid sequence MHLPRSEAVDPTEAAYLRAVIEAYSRQVPVLYVILTISAVALAASHLRVAPLALAVAAPAALIAICALRIVIWARRRNRPMDYATACKALRTANILGPLLGAAFLGWALALFQYGDPFLQAHVIFFCGFTVVSCIFCQLHARTAALGVTLAVVPALTLFLLTRGEPTLVAIGVNLALVSAAMVRMLFVHSRSFREMILGQLETKRLSDDNYRLANLDSLTALPNRRRFFARLDESIEAKGSRGRFVVGVIDLDGFKPINDLYGHIAGDKVLIEVGARLAEAAGDDAFISRLGGDEFAVIFAGRVSDAEALGIAERMCAALQAPFALQGVSAKISASVGLVSSDQCGDSAKVLYERADYALYFAKGARRGRPVIFSAEHETAIRRFNAIEQALMSADIDREFSLNYQPIVDAYTGKVSSLEALARWTSPTAGPVSPADFIPIAERSDLINRLTQTLLRRALADAAAWPDHVGLSFNLSARDLSPEAMLGIIGLVRGSGVDPRRLVFEITETAAMRDFALAEGALNALRALGAGVALDDFGAGHSSLTYVRLLPLDEIKIDRGFILDIERDPTSRDITKSMVDLCRNLKLACVIEGVETESQRDILAGLGCRLMQGYLFSHPLKAEDIPLRLGDALLAA; translated from the coding sequence ATGCACCTTCCCCGTAGCGAAGCCGTCGATCCGACCGAGGCGGCCTATCTCCGGGCCGTGATCGAGGCCTATTCGCGCCAGGTCCCCGTCCTCTACGTCATCCTCACGATCAGCGCCGTCGCCCTCGCGGCGTCGCACCTGCGCGTCGCGCCCCTGGCTCTGGCCGTGGCCGCGCCTGCCGCCCTCATCGCAATCTGCGCGTTGCGGATCGTGATATGGGCGCGTCGCCGCAACCGCCCGATGGATTACGCCACGGCGTGCAAGGCGTTGCGGACCGCCAACATCCTCGGCCCGCTGCTCGGCGCGGCCTTTCTCGGGTGGGCGCTCGCGCTTTTTCAATACGGCGATCCGTTCCTGCAGGCGCATGTCATCTTCTTCTGCGGGTTCACGGTGGTGAGCTGCATCTTCTGCCAGCTCCACGCGCGAACCGCTGCGCTCGGGGTGACGCTGGCGGTCGTGCCGGCCTTGACGCTCTTCCTCCTCACGCGTGGCGAACCGACCCTCGTCGCGATCGGCGTCAATCTCGCGTTGGTCAGCGCGGCCATGGTGCGGATGCTCTTCGTTCACTCCCGCAGCTTCCGGGAGATGATCCTCGGCCAGCTGGAGACCAAGCGTCTGAGCGACGACAACTATCGCCTCGCAAATCTGGACAGTCTGACCGCGCTTCCAAACCGTCGCCGTTTCTTCGCGCGCCTCGACGAGTCGATCGAAGCCAAGGGCAGCCGCGGCCGCTTCGTCGTGGGCGTCATAGATCTCGACGGGTTCAAGCCCATCAACGACCTCTACGGCCATATCGCCGGCGACAAGGTCCTCATCGAGGTCGGCGCCCGGCTGGCTGAGGCCGCCGGAGACGACGCCTTCATCAGCAGGCTCGGCGGCGACGAGTTCGCGGTGATCTTTGCGGGGCGGGTCAGCGACGCCGAAGCGCTTGGGATCGCCGAGCGCATGTGCGCGGCCTTGCAGGCGCCCTTCGCGCTTCAGGGCGTGTCCGCCAAGATTTCCGCGTCGGTCGGCCTGGTCTCCAGCGACCAGTGCGGCGACTCCGCGAAGGTGCTGTACGAGCGGGCGGACTACGCCCTTTACTTCGCCAAGGGCGCCCGCCGCGGACGTCCGGTTATATTTTCGGCGGAGCATGAGACCGCGATCCGTCGCTTCAATGCGATCGAGCAGGCGCTCATGAGCGCGGACATTGATCGGGAGTTCTCGCTGAACTACCAACCGATCGTCGACGCGTACACGGGGAAGGTCAGTTCGCTCGAGGCCTTGGCGCGCTGGACCTCGCCGACCGCCGGGCCCGTGTCGCCGGCGGATTTCATCCCGATCGCCGAGCGAAGCGATCTGATCAACCGCCTCACTCAGACGCTGCTGCGACGGGCGCTCGCCGACGCGGCGGCGTGGCCAGATCACGTCGGCCTGTCGTTCAACCTCTCGGCGCGCGACCTTTCGCCGGAGGCGATGCTCGGGATCATAGGGCTGGTGCGGGGCTCGGGAGTCGATCCGCGACGGCTCGTGTTCGAGATCACCGAGACGGCGGCGATGCGGGATTTCGCGCTCGCCGAAGGCGCGCTGAACGCGCTGCGCGCCCTTGGCGCCGGCGTCGCGCTCGACGATTTCGGCGCGGGGCATTCGAGCCTCACCTACGTGAGGCTGCTGCCGCTGGACGAGATCAAGATCGACCGCGGCTTCATCCTCGACATCGAACGGGACCCAACCTCGCGGGACATCACGAAGTCGATGGTCGATCTCTGCCGCAATCTGAAGCTCGCTTGCGTCATCGAAGGCGTGGAGACCGAAAGCCAGCGCGACATCCTGGCCGGTCTCGGATGCAGGCTGATGCAGGGGTATCTGTTCAGCCATCCACTCAAGGCGGAGGACATCCCGCTTCGGCTCGGAGACGCGCTTCTTGCAGCCTGA
- the ilvC gene encoding ketol-acid reductoisomerase: MRVYYDRDADINLIKGKSVAVIGYGSQGHAHALNMRDSGVANVIVGLRPGSASAKKAEAEGFKVLSPAEAAKVADVVMMLTPDELQADIYKDSLEANMKEGAALLFAHGLNVHFNLIEPRKDIDVLMVAPKGPGHTVRGEYQKGGGVPSLIAIAQDYTGNAHDIGLSYASAIGGGRAGIIETTFKEECETDLFGEQVVLCGGLVELIRAGFETLVEAGYAPEMAYFECLHEVKLIVDLIYEGGIANMNYSISNTAEYGEYVTGPRIITPETKLEMKRVLADIQGGVFTRNWMLENKVNQTSFKATRAKNDAHQIEEVGEKLRAMMPWIKAKAMVDKAKN; this comes from the coding sequence ATGCGCGTTTATTACGACCGCGACGCCGATATCAACCTCATCAAGGGCAAGTCCGTCGCCGTGATCGGCTACGGCAGCCAGGGCCATGCCCATGCGCTCAACATGCGCGACAGCGGCGTGGCGAACGTGATCGTCGGCCTGCGGCCGGGCTCCGCTTCGGCGAAGAAGGCCGAAGCCGAAGGCTTCAAGGTCTTGTCGCCGGCCGAGGCCGCGAAAGTGGCCGACGTTGTCATGATGCTCACCCCGGACGAACTGCAGGCGGACATCTACAAGGATAGCCTCGAGGCCAACATGAAGGAGGGCGCGGCCCTCCTGTTCGCGCACGGCCTCAACGTGCACTTCAACCTGATCGAGCCGCGCAAGGACATCGACGTCCTGATGGTCGCTCCGAAGGGCCCGGGCCACACCGTGCGCGGCGAGTACCAGAAGGGCGGCGGCGTGCCGTCGCTGATCGCGATTGCGCAGGACTACACCGGCAACGCCCACGACATCGGCCTGTCCTACGCCTCCGCCATCGGCGGCGGCCGCGCCGGCATCATCGAGACCACCTTCAAGGAAGAGTGCGAGACCGACCTGTTCGGCGAGCAGGTCGTCCTTTGCGGCGGCCTCGTCGAGCTGATCCGCGCCGGTTTCGAGACGCTGGTCGAGGCGGGCTACGCCCCGGAGATGGCCTACTTCGAGTGCCTGCACGAGGTGAAGCTGATCGTCGACCTCATCTATGAGGGCGGCATCGCCAACATGAACTACTCGATCTCGAACACCGCCGAGTACGGCGAGTACGTGACGGGCCCGCGCATCATCACCCCCGAGACCAAGCTCGAGATGAAGCGCGTGCTCGCCGACATCCAGGGCGGCGTGTTCACCCGCAACTGGATGCTGGAGAACAAGGTCAACCAGACCTCGTTCAAGGCGACCCGCGCGAAAAACGACGCTCACCAGATCGAAGAGGTCGGCGAGAAGCTCCGCGCCATGATGCCGTGGATCAAGGCCAAGGCCATGGTCGACAAGGCGAAGAACTAA
- a CDS encoding TetR/AcrR family transcriptional regulator translates to MDGGGRDGLGEGMTERREAVLAAVLALLVEKGAAALTMTAVARRASCSKETLYKWFGDRDGLLTETVRWQASKVRAGAYDRQHLDAGALRESLEGFAANWLSVISSETSVALNRVAIGQAETLGGIVLANGRFAIGERLKGLLLDARNAGLVDFDDAEEAFRTFFGLVGRDIQIRLLLGDRFAIDDAAIADDARRAVQQFLALYGATKTPAKAG, encoded by the coding sequence ATGGACGGCGGCGGTCGAGACGGTCTGGGCGAGGGGATGACGGAGCGGCGCGAAGCCGTGCTCGCCGCCGTGCTCGCGCTTCTCGTCGAGAAGGGCGCGGCGGCCCTCACCATGACGGCCGTCGCGCGCCGCGCGAGCTGCTCCAAGGAGACGCTCTACAAGTGGTTCGGCGACCGCGACGGGCTGCTCACGGAGACCGTCCGCTGGCAGGCGTCGAAGGTCCGGGCCGGCGCCTACGACCGTCAGCATCTCGACGCAGGCGCGTTGCGCGAAAGCCTGGAGGGCTTCGCGGCCAACTGGCTGAGCGTGATCTCGTCCGAGACCTCGGTCGCCCTCAATCGCGTGGCGATCGGGCAGGCCGAGACCCTGGGCGGGATCGTGTTGGCGAACGGGCGCTTCGCGATCGGGGAGCGGCTGAAGGGCCTGCTGCTGGACGCGCGCAACGCGGGGCTGGTCGACTTCGATGACGCCGAAGAGGCGTTCCGCACCTTCTTCGGCCTCGTCGGCCGGGACATCCAGATCCGGTTGCTGCTCGGCGACCGGTTCGCGATCGACGACGCCGCCATAGCCGACGACGCGCGGCGCGCCGTCCAACAGTTTCTTGCCCTCTACGGGGCGACGAAAACGCCGGCGAAGGCCGGCTGA